A portion of the Vulpes vulpes isolate BD-2025 chromosome 5, VulVul3, whole genome shotgun sequence genome contains these proteins:
- the LRRN4CL gene encoding LRRN4 C-terminal-like protein, with product MLGSPCLLWLLALTFSLVARSQLLTLQDFKEEEEDETLRPPLPAVLCDYDSCRHMQVPCKELQRAAPRACLCPGLSSPAQPPYPPRLGEVHVVAETGSALVHWCAPSSPVHQYWLLLWEGSGAAQKGPPLNSTARRAELKRLKPGGTYVVCVVAANGAGESSVPEAGGEGLDGVSGPTFGPCGRLAVPPRSLTLVHTAVGVGTVLALLTCSALVWHFCLRERWGCPHRAASLPTAGL from the coding sequence ATGCTGGGCTCTCCCTGCCTTCTGTGGCTCCTGGCTCTCACCTTCTCCTTAGTGGCCAGATCACAGCTCTTGACCCTTCAAGACtttaaggaggaggaggaagatgagacaCTACGGCCGCCTCTGCCTGCTGTCCTCTGTGACTACGATAGTTGCCGCCACATGCAGGTGCCATGCAAGGAGCTGCAGAGGGCCGCACCCAGGGCCTGCCTGTGCCCTGGGctctccagccctgcccagccaccTTACCCTCCGCGCCTGGGAGAAGTGCACGTGGTGGCTGAGACGGGCAGCGCTTTGGTGCACTGGtgtgccccctcctccccggtCCACCAGTACTGGCTGCTGCTTTGGGAAGGCAGTGGGGCTGCCCAGAAGGGGCCCCCCCTCAACTCTACAGCCCGCAGAGCAGAACTGAAGAGGCTGAAGCCTGGGGGCACTTATGTCGTTTGCGTGGTGGCTGCAAATGGAGCTGGAGAAAGCAGCGTGCCAGAGGCAGGTGGGGAAGGCCTTGATGGGGTGAGTGGCCCTACTTTCGGGCCCTGCGGCAGGCTGGCCGTGCCCCCCAGGTCCCTGACCCTGGTCCACACAGCTGTTGGGGTGGGCACAGTTCTGGCCCTGCTGACTTGCTCTGCTCTGGTTTGGCACTTCTGCTTGCGTGAGcgctggggctgcccccaccGCGCAGCCTCCCTACCAACAGCAGGGCTCTGA